AGCGTCCTTTTAAAGCATTGGAAAAAGGTAAAGGACGAAAAATATGTGATGGTGAAGACGTAGCCATCCTAACCATTGGCCATGTTGGGAATTTTGCTGTAGAAGCCTGCAAAGAGCTGAACAGTGAAGGAATTCATCCTGCACATTACGATATGCGTTTTGTAAAACCATTGGACGAAGCATTGCTGCACGACGTATTTAAAAGATATGGTACAGTAATTACCGTAGAGGATGGTTGTTTACAGGGAGGCATGGGTTCTGCCGTACTGGAGTTTATGGCCGATCACCAATACAATTCCAAAGTAATACGTCTGGGTATGCCAGATGAAGTAGTGGAACATGGCGAGCAGGCAGAGTTATGGGCCCTGTGCGGTTACGATACTGCGGCCATCATCACAACCGTTAAAAAAATAGCTGTAGGCAGGACTACAGCCACCGTAGCTTCCTAGCTGCAACAGGACAAACTCCACAAGCTGTGGAGTTTGTCTACACTTATATTTCCAGCCAACATTCCTACCCAACTTACAACCAATAACTTACAATTTATAATTTGTTTTGGCACCATTATGTAACCTTACCTGGCATAACACAAGAAAATCAAATTATTAAATTAAAAAATAAGTAAGTTATGAAAAAGTTCATTTTATCAGCAGCATTTTTAGCATTCGCAGGATTAACAGCAGTAAATGCAAACGAAGTAAAAACTCCGGTTACCATCATCGCTCAACAAGATAGCACCGTTAAAACTCCTGTTAAATTAGAGGAACTTCCAGAACCAGTTAAAGCTACTTTGTCATCAGACAAGTATAAAGAATGGATTCCTACCGCAGCATTTTTAGTTACTGCTGCAGACAAAACTGAGTGGTATCAAATTGATGTTAAAAAAGGCGAAGAAACTGCTTCTTTAAACATCGGTAAAGATGGTGTTGTAAAATAATAGCCCATAATAACAATTTAAATACCTTTATGAAAGCCGGATTTACTCCGGCTTTTGTATTTTTGCTACTTATCACCTTAACAGTACCTATGGCAAAAATACTAATTATTGAAGATGACCTGACTTTCTCTCAGTTATTAGAAGGTTTTTTGACCAAATACGGCCACAGCCCCATTGCTGTAAATGAGGTAAAAAAAAGCGTTAAAATCTTAGAAAACCAAAAGTTTGACTTGCTACTGGTAGATTACCGTCTGCCCGATGGCACCGGACTCGATGTACTTTCTTATTGCCGGGAAAAAGGACTGGCTATGCCTTTAATCATCATGACCAGCTTTAATGATGTGCGTACAGCCGTAAAATCTATCCAGCTTGGTGCAGTAGATTACATTACCAAACCAGTTAATCCCGATGAACTGTTAATGATCATCAATAATGCGCTGGAGGTAAAACCATCAACCGAGAAATCCGGCAAATCCGTACTTCCTGCAGATACCATCAAAGGGAACAGTACCACCGCAGATAAATTATACGAGCACCTTTCACTCGTGGCACCTACAGATATGTCTGTAATTATTCAGGGTGAAAGCGGAACAGGAAAAGAATATGCAGCACGGACCCTGCATCAGCAGAGTAAACGCAGCAACAAGCCCTTTGTAGCCATTGACTGCGGTGCACTTTCTAAAGAGCTTGCTGCAAGTGAATTGTTTGGACATGCTAAAGGTGCCTTTACCGGGGCATTAACTGATAAACGCGGACAATTTGAAGCCGCTAATGGTGGTACGCTATTTTTAGATGAAATCGGCAACCTCAGTTACGAAGTACAGGTAAAACTGCTTCGTGCCTTACAGGAAAGGGTTATACAACCAATTGGCAGCACTCAGAACATTGCTGTAGATGTAAGGATTATTGCAGCTACTAATGATGACCTCATTAACAGTGTATCCCAGGGCAATTTCAGGGAAGACCTGTATCATAGAATTAACGAATTTAAAATACAGCTTCCCGCATTGCGCGACCGCGGTAAAGACCTGGAGCTTTTCATAACCCACTTCATTAAAATTTCCAATACCGAACTTGACAGGAATGTGCAGCAACTTAGCGATGAAGCGAAAGGAATTTTAATGCAGTACGACTGGCCGGGCAACCTGCGCGAGTTGAAAAATGTAATTAAGCGAATGGT
The nucleotide sequence above comes from Pedobacter sp. MC2016-14. Encoded proteins:
- a CDS encoding sigma-54 dependent transcriptional regulator — translated: MAKILIIEDDLTFSQLLEGFLTKYGHSPIAVNEVKKSVKILENQKFDLLLVDYRLPDGTGLDVLSYCREKGLAMPLIIMTSFNDVRTAVKSIQLGAVDYITKPVNPDELLMIINNALEVKPSTEKSGKSVLPADTIKGNSTTADKLYEHLSLVAPTDMSVIIQGESGTGKEYAARTLHQQSKRSNKPFVAIDCGALSKELAASELFGHAKGAFTGALTDKRGQFEAANGGTLFLDEIGNLSYEVQVKLLRALQERVIQPIGSTQNIAVDVRIIAATNDDLINSVSQGNFREDLYHRINEFKIQLPALRDRGKDLELFITHFIKISNTELDRNVQQLSDEAKGILMQYDWPGNLRELKNVIKRMVLLSPGTTAEASSLPDEMIIAIHQSPKPSGSDLKAINEVNEKALILETLLKVKYNKSKAAKLLNIDRKTLYSKMERYEIE